In Candidatus Hydrogenedentota bacterium, the following are encoded in one genomic region:
- a CDS encoding NAD-dependent epimerase/dehydratase family protein, producing the protein MKTILVTGGAGFVGSCLAMGLKARSEDTRVIAFDNLRRRGSELNLPRLKGAGVEFLHGDIRCPGDLEEVGPFDVLIECSAEPSVLAGYGGSPKYVLETNLTGTLNCLEAARRHGSDVVFLSTSRVYPMETIARLRYRETETRLELEAKQPVPGASADGIAEDFPLEGVRSLYGATKLASELVMSEYLSMYGLRGVINRCGVLTGPWQMGKADQGVVVLWAARHAYGGALKYIGYGGQGKQVRDMLHVEDLLDLVCIQLARLDEFNGRTFNVGGGRAVSTSLQELTELCRRYTGNSIPIAGEVANRAADIPLYLTDNRRVTAATGWTPARTADMIVEEVCAWLRDHEGALRPLLS; encoded by the coding sequence ATGAAAACCATACTCGTCACGGGCGGCGCCGGCTTCGTGGGCTCCTGCCTGGCCATGGGCCTGAAAGCCCGAAGCGAAGACACCCGGGTCATCGCGTTCGACAATCTGCGTCGGCGGGGATCGGAGCTGAACCTGCCCCGACTCAAGGGGGCGGGCGTAGAGTTCCTCCATGGCGACATCCGCTGTCCCGGGGACCTGGAAGAGGTCGGGCCATTTGACGTGCTCATCGAGTGCAGCGCGGAGCCTTCGGTGCTTGCGGGCTATGGCGGATCGCCCAAGTATGTGCTGGAGACCAACCTGACCGGCACGTTGAATTGCCTGGAAGCGGCCCGGCGGCACGGCAGCGATGTGGTGTTTCTGTCCACGAGCCGGGTCTATCCCATGGAGACCATTGCGCGCCTGCGCTACCGCGAAACGGAGACCCGCCTGGAGCTGGAAGCGAAGCAGCCCGTGCCGGGGGCCAGCGCCGACGGCATCGCCGAGGATTTTCCCCTGGAGGGTGTGCGCTCCCTCTATGGCGCGACCAAGCTGGCCTCCGAGCTGGTGATGTCTGAATACCTGTCCATGTACGGCCTGCGGGGTGTCATCAACCGCTGCGGCGTGCTCACTGGACCCTGGCAGATGGGCAAAGCCGATCAGGGGGTCGTGGTACTCTGGGCGGCGCGCCACGCCTATGGCGGCGCCCTGAAGTACATTGGCTATGGCGGCCAGGGCAAGCAGGTGCGGGACATGCTCCATGTGGAGGACCTGCTCGATCTGGTGTGCATCCAGCTTGCGCGCCTGGACGAGTTCAACGGACGGACCTTCAACGTGGGCGGGGGCCGCGCCGTGAGCACCTCGCTCCAGGAATTGACCGAACTTTGCCGGCGTTATACGGGCAATTCCATCCCCATCGCGGGTGAAGTTGCGAACCGCGCTGCCGATATACCCCTCTACCTCACGGACAACCGGCGGGTGACGGCGGCCACGGGCTGGACACCGGCGCGCACGGCGGATATGATTGTGGAGGAGGTTTGCGCGTGGCTGAGGGACCACGAAGGGGCGCTGCGGCCGCTATTGAGTTGA
- a CDS encoding SDR family oxidoreductase, which produces MSTDFRPSVVILGSTSGITRATAQAFAAAGYTLVLAARDDEENAILAADIAVRHGVPCHALHFDAEDLPSHGKFVEACEAAIGTKPTGVVLGYGYMAEQEKAQKNMADVQKMISVNLTSAISILEAFAAVFEHRGSGFLGVLSSVAGDRGKQTNYIYGATKAGLTCYLEGLRVRLAKSNVTVTTIQPGFVDTKMTFGLPLPGPLVATPAQAGKAIFKAVSTGKDEAYVPFFWRYIMLIIRNIPRRVFKKMSM; this is translated from the coding sequence ATGAGCACTGATTTCCGACCCAGCGTCGTCATTCTTGGTTCCACCTCCGGCATCACCCGGGCCACGGCCCAGGCCTTTGCCGCGGCGGGCTACACCCTCGTGCTGGCGGCCCGCGATGACGAGGAAAACGCTATCCTCGCGGCGGATATCGCCGTGCGCCACGGTGTGCCCTGCCATGCGCTGCATTTCGACGCCGAAGACCTCCCCTCCCATGGAAAATTCGTTGAAGCCTGCGAGGCCGCCATCGGCACCAAGCCCACGGGCGTCGTGCTGGGCTATGGCTATATGGCCGAGCAGGAAAAGGCCCAGAAAAACATGGCCGACGTGCAGAAGATGATCTCGGTCAACCTCACCAGCGCCATTTCCATTCTGGAGGCCTTTGCGGCCGTCTTCGAACATCGCGGCTCCGGCTTCCTGGGCGTCCTTTCCTCCGTCGCAGGCGATCGGGGCAAACAGACAAACTACATCTACGGCGCCACCAAAGCGGGCCTCACCTGCTACCTCGAAGGGCTCCGCGTGCGTCTGGCCAAGTCCAACGTGACCGTCACCACGATTCAACCGGGCTTCGTAGACACGAAAATGACCTTCGGCCTGCCGCTGCCGGGCCCCCTCGTGGCCACACCGGCTCAGGCGGGCAAAGCTATTTTCAAAGCGGTCAGTACCGGAAAAGACGAGGCCTATGTGCCCTTCTTCTGGCGCTACATCATGCTGATCATCCGCAATATCCCCCGCCGCGTCTTCAAAAAGATGAGCATGTAA
- a CDS encoding FAD-binding oxidoreductase — protein sequence MHQSLSGWGGLDPEKCDVFRPEKRRILNDLIGGHASSSIIARGLGRSYGDTAVNGGGGVVNTTRLDRMISFDEETGVLECEAGVSLADILDVFVPRGYFVPVTPGTKFVTVGGAIANDVHGKNHHCDGTFCEFVESFTLLTPTGALLHCSKTENADVFWATAGGIGLTGFILTARVRLQPVESSWIVTDYTQCRDLDHALDAMAATDGAHKYSVAWVDCLARGASLGRSVLMQGNHAKLSQLDPARANAPFAMKREFPKNVPFNCPQFLLNPLSVTAFNKVFYAAHPTTIGKLVHYDKYFYPLDAIHHWNRLYGRKGFAQFQATLPYESKQGLIRILQRLADSRRASFLAVLKTFGEQNPGLLSHPMKGYTLTLDLPNHRGLTPFLHELERILLDHDGRLYLAKDAVASPQTIAAMYPRLDEFKAIQKRLDPKGVLSSNMARRLGLV from the coding sequence ATGCACCAGTCCCTCAGCGGCTGGGGCGGCCTCGATCCCGAAAAGTGTGACGTCTTTCGCCCGGAAAAGCGCCGCATCCTCAACGACCTCATCGGGGGGCACGCTTCCTCCTCGATCATCGCCCGAGGCCTGGGTCGAAGCTACGGCGACACCGCGGTCAACGGCGGCGGCGGGGTCGTCAATACCACCCGCCTCGACCGCATGATCAGCTTCGACGAAGAAACCGGCGTGCTCGAATGCGAAGCCGGCGTCAGCCTGGCCGACATTCTGGACGTCTTCGTGCCCCGGGGCTACTTCGTGCCCGTCACGCCCGGCACCAAGTTCGTCACCGTGGGCGGCGCCATTGCCAACGATGTCCACGGCAAGAACCATCACTGCGACGGCACCTTTTGCGAATTCGTGGAATCCTTCACGCTCCTCACCCCCACCGGCGCGCTCCTGCACTGCTCGAAAACCGAAAACGCCGATGTCTTCTGGGCCACGGCGGGCGGTATCGGACTGACGGGCTTCATCCTCACGGCGCGGGTGCGGCTTCAGCCCGTGGAGAGTTCCTGGATCGTCACGGACTATACCCAGTGCCGCGATCTCGATCACGCCCTGGACGCCATGGCGGCGACCGACGGTGCCCACAAGTATTCCGTCGCCTGGGTGGACTGCCTGGCGCGGGGGGCCAGCCTGGGTCGCTCCGTGCTCATGCAGGGCAACCATGCGAAGCTGTCTCAGCTCGATCCGGCACGCGCGAACGCGCCCTTCGCCATGAAACGCGAGTTCCCGAAGAACGTGCCCTTCAACTGCCCCCAGTTTCTGCTGAATCCCCTGAGTGTCACGGCCTTCAACAAGGTCTTCTACGCCGCCCACCCCACCACCATCGGCAAGCTGGTGCACTACGACAAGTATTTCTATCCCCTGGACGCCATCCACCACTGGAACCGGCTCTATGGGCGCAAGGGCTTTGCCCAGTTTCAGGCCACGCTGCCCTACGAGAGCAAGCAAGGCCTCATCCGCATTCTCCAGCGCCTGGCCGACTCGCGCCGGGCGTCCTTCCTCGCCGTGCTAAAAACCTTCGGCGAGCAGAATCCCGGTCTGTTGTCCCATCCCATGAAGGGCTACACCCTCACGCTGGATCTCCCGAACCACCGCGGCCTGACGCCCTTCCTCCACGAACTGGAGCGCATCCTGCTCGATCACGACGGGCGGCTCTACCTCGCCAAAGACGCCGTGGCCAGCCCCCAGACCATCGCGGCCATGTACCCGCGCCTGGATGAGTTCAAAGCCATTCAGAAGCGCCTCGATCCAAAGGGTGTGCTGTCCTCCAACATGGCGCGGCGCCTGGGGCTGGTGTGA
- a CDS encoding glycosyltransferase family 2 protein yields MVSKAASSLVPVEKNTLLYSVLIPAYNEEKNIIPTLESLAAALRAESIPFELLVVNDNSTDNTVAVIEEKAKEIPEIHLVHNWPPGGLGRAIRCGLHHYRGDVLAVVMADSSDNPLDVVRCYRKIEEGYDCVFGSRFMKGGRVTHYPPVKLVVNRIVNHAMQVLFLTHHNDLTNAFKVYRRHVIQSILPLQAAHFNITIEMSLSSLIRRYRIAQVPITWSGRTWGISNLRLRKMGRRYLCTLLMIWCERLLILDDLLMENKPPQLPES; encoded by the coding sequence ATGGTTTCGAAGGCCGCATCTAGCCTCGTGCCGGTGGAGAAGAACACCCTTCTCTACTCCGTCCTCATTCCCGCGTACAACGAAGAGAAGAACATCATCCCCACGCTGGAAAGCCTCGCCGCCGCCCTGCGCGCGGAATCCATACCCTTTGAGCTCCTCGTGGTCAACGACAACAGCACGGACAACACCGTGGCGGTGATCGAGGAAAAGGCAAAGGAAATCCCCGAGATCCACCTGGTCCACAACTGGCCTCCCGGCGGGCTGGGCCGCGCCATCCGCTGCGGTCTCCACCATTACCGGGGCGATGTCCTGGCCGTGGTCATGGCGGACAGCTCGGACAACCCCCTCGACGTGGTACGGTGCTACCGGAAGATTGAGGAAGGCTACGACTGCGTCTTTGGCTCGCGCTTCATGAAAGGCGGCCGGGTGACCCACTATCCGCCCGTGAAGCTCGTGGTCAACCGGATCGTGAACCATGCCATGCAGGTGCTCTTCCTGACCCACCACAACGATCTCACCAACGCCTTCAAGGTCTACCGGCGCCACGTGATCCAGAGCATCCTGCCCCTGCAGGCCGCCCACTTCAACATCACCATCGAAATGTCGCTGTCGAGCCTCATCCGCCGCTACCGCATCGCCCAGGTCCCCATCACCTGGTCCGGACGCACCTGGGGCATCAGCAACCTGCGCCTGCGCAAAATGGGTCGTCGCTACCTGTGTACGCTGCTCATGATCTGGTGCGAGCGCCTGCTGATCCTGGATGACCTCCTGATGGAAAACAAGCCCCCCCAGTTGCCGGAATCCTGA
- a CDS encoding decaprenyl-phosphate phosphoribosyltransferase, with translation MAETKHPPFIVTCIAAMRPYQWTKNLLLFAALVFAGELGHPIQALVSLAAFASFCLAASATYVFNDLLDIESDREHPKKRHRPLASGAMSPAAARVLLVLLFGASLVIAWNIRQEFLVALLGYVVLTLAYTLKLKHVMIVDVLAIALGFVIRAVAGAIALDVPFSNWLVVCTLFLATFLGLSKRRQEILLLEEGAQSHRQVLQHYTVHYLDQLILIMAGGTLITYTIYTCSPEVIQRLGTDKLYITLPFVVYGLFRYLHLIHHETGGGDPSSTLIKDRPLGATVVLWAIACAVLIYLPRI, from the coding sequence ATGGCCGAGACCAAGCACCCGCCCTTCATCGTGACCTGTATCGCGGCGATGCGTCCCTACCAGTGGACGAAAAACCTGCTGCTCTTTGCGGCCCTCGTCTTCGCCGGCGAACTTGGCCATCCGATCCAGGCCCTCGTGAGTCTGGCGGCCTTTGCCTCATTCTGTCTGGCCGCCAGCGCCACCTACGTCTTCAACGACCTCCTCGACATCGAAAGCGACCGCGAACACCCCAAGAAGCGCCACCGCCCCCTCGCCAGCGGCGCCATGAGCCCCGCCGCCGCGCGCGTGCTCCTGGTGTTGCTCTTTGGCGCGAGCCTCGTCATCGCCTGGAATATTCGCCAGGAATTTCTCGTGGCATTGCTCGGCTATGTGGTGCTCACGCTGGCCTATACCCTCAAGCTCAAGCATGTCATGATTGTGGACGTGCTCGCCATCGCCCTGGGCTTCGTGATTCGCGCCGTGGCCGGCGCCATTGCCCTGGACGTGCCCTTCTCCAACTGGCTCGTGGTGTGCACCCTCTTCCTGGCCACCTTCCTCGGCCTGAGCAAACGCCGCCAGGAAATCCTCCTGCTGGAGGAAGGCGCCCAGTCCCACCGGCAGGTACTGCAACATTACACCGTGCACTACCTCGATCAACTCATACTCATCATGGCGGGGGGCACCCTCATCACCTACACCATCTACACCTGCTCTCCCGAAGTGATCCAGCGCCTCGGCACCGACAAGCTCTACATCACACTGCCCTTTGTGGTCTATGGACTCTTCCGCTATCTTCACCTGATCCACCACGAGACCGGCGGCGGCGATCCCAGCAGCACCCTCATCAAAGATCGCCCCCTCGGCGCAACCGTCGTCCTGTGGGCCATCGCCTGCGCGGTGCTCATCTACCTCCCCAGGATTTGA
- a CDS encoding NAD-dependent epimerase/dehydratase family protein: MGVVLVTGSAGLIGAETVRRFIAAGYTVAGVDNNMRAYFFGEEASTHWAVERLRADHAEYRHHEADIRDFGALEAIFKTYSSSIELVVHTAAQPSHDWAAKEPLTDFGVNAVGTLNLLELTRQHCPEAPFIFTSTNKVYGDTPNDLPLVELETRWEVAESHPYAKDGIDETMSIDQCKHSVFGASKVAADVMVQEYGRYFGMKTAVFRGGCLTGPGHSGAELHGFLSYLMKCAITKKEYRIFGYKGKQVRDNIHSSDLVNCFFEVLRAPRSGEVYNIGGSRHSNCSMQEAIAKCEAITGNKMAIRYEDDNRIGDHIWWISDVGKFQSHYPNWRYAYDIDALLGEIYHGFEGRI; encoded by the coding sequence ATGGGTGTGGTTCTGGTTACCGGTTCGGCCGGTCTGATTGGTGCGGAAACGGTCCGCCGATTCATCGCCGCAGGGTACACTGTCGCGGGTGTGGACAACAACATGCGCGCCTACTTCTTCGGGGAGGAAGCGTCGACCCACTGGGCCGTCGAGCGCCTGCGTGCGGACCACGCCGAATACCGCCACCACGAGGCCGACATTCGCGACTTCGGCGCCCTGGAAGCCATTTTCAAGACCTACAGTTCTTCCATCGAACTCGTGGTGCACACCGCGGCCCAGCCGAGCCACGACTGGGCGGCGAAGGAGCCCCTGACCGATTTCGGCGTCAATGCGGTGGGCACGCTGAACCTGCTGGAGCTCACGCGGCAGCACTGCCCCGAGGCGCCCTTCATTTTTACCTCCACGAACAAGGTCTACGGCGATACGCCCAACGATCTGCCCCTGGTGGAACTGGAAACCCGCTGGGAAGTGGCCGAGAGCCACCCCTATGCCAAAGACGGCATCGACGAGACCATGTCCATCGACCAGTGCAAGCACTCGGTCTTCGGCGCTTCCAAAGTGGCGGCCGATGTCATGGTGCAGGAATATGGCCGCTATTTCGGGATGAAGACCGCTGTTTTCCGCGGCGGCTGCCTCACCGGACCCGGCCACTCCGGCGCGGAGCTCCACGGATTCCTGTCCTACCTCATGAAGTGCGCCATCACGAAGAAGGAATACCGCATCTTCGGTTACAAGGGCAAGCAGGTACGCGACAATATCCATTCCAGCGATCTGGTTAATTGCTTTTTTGAAGTGCTTCGCGCGCCGCGCTCGGGGGAGGTATACAACATCGGCGGAAGCCGCCACAGCAACTGCTCCATGCAGGAAGCCATCGCCAAATGCGAGGCCATCACCGGGAACAAGATGGCCATCCGTTACGAAGACGACAACCGCATCGGCGATCACATCTGGTGGATCAGCGACGTGGGCAAATTTCAGTCCCACTACCCGAACTGGCGCTACGCCTACGACATTGACGCCCTGCTGGGGGAGATCTACCATGGTTTCGAAGGCCGCATCTAG
- a CDS encoding glucose-1-phosphate adenylyltransferase, whose protein sequence is MTGVLSEVDVTRDVGAIVLGGGRGTRLYPLTKVRAKPAVPLCGRYRLVDIPLSNCLNSQINKIAVLTQYNSHSLNRHINNTYRFDMFSGGMVEVLAAEQTDLASGNEWFQGTADAVRKQFVHILDQGVSHYVILSGDQLYRMDYRELLETHFNKGADITVSALPVSRDDAHAFGVMKVLKSGRIREFVEKPNDPAVLDGLVTPEKVFEDFGLNGAGKPYLASMGVYVFKAEVLEKLLMEHVEWVDFGRELIPHSLSTHQVYAHMFSGFWEDIGTVRSFFDVSMAMTTDDAPFQLNGLKDPIYTHARCLPGVQISDAHIKNAIICEGSRVSKATINKCIVGIRSIIHPGAVLDHAIMLGAESFDAENPGDGGPKIGIGEKTNISHAIIDHNARIGKGVVIKGSKRLKDYDGDGYAIRDGIVVVFKNAVIPDGTLIGAV, encoded by the coding sequence ATGACCGGCGTGCTCAGCGAGGTGGACGTCACACGTGACGTGGGAGCAATCGTATTGGGGGGCGGTCGGGGGACTCGGCTTTATCCCCTGACCAAGGTGCGCGCCAAACCCGCGGTGCCCCTGTGCGGCCGATACCGGCTCGTGGACATTCCCCTCAGCAACTGCCTCAATTCCCAGATCAACAAGATCGCGGTCTTGACCCAGTACAACAGCCACTCCCTCAACCGCCACATCAACAACACCTACCGCTTCGACATGTTCAGCGGCGGCATGGTGGAAGTGCTGGCGGCCGAGCAGACCGATCTGGCCAGCGGCAATGAATGGTTCCAGGGCACGGCGGACGCCGTGCGGAAGCAGTTCGTTCATATCCTCGATCAGGGCGTGTCCCACTACGTCATCCTTTCCGGCGACCAGCTCTACCGCATGGATTACCGCGAACTCCTCGAAACCCACTTCAACAAGGGCGCGGACATCACCGTATCCGCCCTGCCCGTCAGCCGGGACGACGCCCACGCCTTCGGCGTGATGAAGGTGCTCAAGAGCGGGCGTATTCGCGAGTTTGTGGAAAAGCCCAATGATCCGGCCGTGCTTGACGGCCTGGTAACCCCCGAAAAAGTCTTTGAAGATTTCGGCCTGAACGGGGCGGGCAAACCCTACCTCGCCTCCATGGGCGTCTACGTCTTCAAAGCGGAAGTACTCGAAAAGCTCCTCATGGAGCATGTGGAATGGGTCGATTTCGGTCGCGAACTCATCCCCCACTCTCTGAGCACCCATCAGGTTTACGCCCACATGTTCTCGGGCTTCTGGGAAGACATCGGTACGGTCCGCTCCTTCTTCGACGTGAGCATGGCCATGACCACCGACGACGCCCCCTTCCAGTTGAACGGCCTCAAAGACCCCATCTATACCCACGCCCGCTGCCTGCCCGGTGTGCAGATTTCCGACGCGCACATCAAGAACGCCATCATCTGCGAGGGCAGCCGCGTCTCCAAAGCCACGATCAATAAGTGCATCGTCGGCATTCGCAGCATCATCCATCCCGGTGCGGTACTCGATCACGCCATCATGCTCGGCGCGGAGTCCTTCGACGCCGAGAATCCAGGCGACGGCGGTCCCAAGATCGGTATCGGTGAAAAGACCAACATCAGCCACGCCATCATCGACCACAACGCCCGCATTGGCAAGGGCGTGGTGATTAAAGGCTCGAAACGACTGAAAGACTATGACGGCGACGGCTATGCCATTCGCGACGGTATCGTGGTGGTGTTTAAGAACGCCGTTATTCCCGATGGCACACTCATCGGCGCGGTATAG